The following are encoded together in the Acidobacteriota bacterium genome:
- the hemH gene encoding ferrochelatase, producing the protein MPYRPEPSVSAEPACCLLGRSDSCGVCSADRRALGVVLANVGTPAAPTAPALRTYLRQFLSDTRIAEQPPWKWLPILYLFVLTTRPQRVARLYARIWTDDGSPLLAISRRQAAGIAARLAEARSGGEPRFHVAVGMRYGEPSIEKALAEVRSAGAERILFLPLFPQYAAATTASALDVLHREARSWRRVPEIRTINSYHGEPGYIRALAASIRETWREDQPDKLVLSYHGVPQRYVDQGDPYQCQCLETTRLLVAELGVEEDRVLSTFQSQFGREQWILPKTDETLRELARAGDRRVDVACPGFSADCIETLEEIEVENRGYFEESGGERLRYIPCLNDRPDHLDALTDLILRNTREWRGG; encoded by the coding sequence GTGCCCTATCGACCTGAACCTTCCGTCTCGGCCGAGCCCGCCTGCTGCCTCCTGGGTCGCAGCGATTCCTGCGGCGTCTGTTCAGCGGACCGACGCGCCCTAGGAGTCGTCCTCGCCAACGTCGGCACGCCAGCAGCGCCGACGGCGCCGGCGCTCCGCACCTACCTGCGTCAGTTCCTGAGCGACACGCGCATCGCCGAGCAGCCGCCCTGGAAGTGGCTGCCAATTCTCTACCTCTTCGTGTTGACGACGCGACCGCAGCGCGTAGCCAGGCTCTACGCGAGGATCTGGACCGATGATGGTTCGCCCCTTCTCGCCATCTCACGCCGCCAGGCTGCCGGCATCGCGGCCCGGCTCGCGGAGGCCCGTAGCGGTGGCGAGCCGCGGTTCCACGTCGCCGTCGGCATGCGCTACGGCGAACCGTCCATCGAAAAGGCGCTAGCTGAGGTGAGGAGCGCTGGCGCCGAGCGAATCCTCTTCCTGCCGCTGTTTCCGCAGTACGCGGCGGCAACCACCGCCTCGGCGCTCGACGTCCTGCATCGCGAGGCGCGGTCCTGGCGCCGCGTACCCGAGATCCGCACGATCAACAGCTACCACGGCGAACCCGGCTACATCCGGGCGTTGGCCGCCAGCATCCGCGAAACATGGCGAGAGGATCAGCCGGACAAGCTCGTCCTCTCGTACCACGGCGTGCCGCAGCGTTACGTGGACCAGGGAGACCCCTACCAGTGCCAATGCCTGGAGACGACGCGGCTGCTCGTGGCGGAGCTCGGCGTAGAGGAAGATCGTGTCCTCAGCACCTTTCAGTCCCAGTTCGGCCGGGAGCAGTGGATCCTCCCCAAGACGGACGAAACGCTTCGTGAGCTCGCCCGAGCCGGCGACCGCCGCGTCGATGTCGCCTGCCCCGGCTTCTCCGCCGACTGCATCGAGACGCTCGAAGAGATCGAGGTCGAGAACCGCGGCTACTTCGAAGAGTCCGGCGGCGAACGCCTCCGTTACATCCCCTGCCTGAACGACCGCCCCGACCATCTCGACGCGCTGACCGACTTGATCCTCCGCAACACCCGCGAGTGGCGCGGCGGCTGA
- the hemF gene encoding oxygen-dependent coproporphyrinogen oxidase translates to MTSPPATDQPGAEAVASYFRELQDRICDALVEVDGAAFDARELRGERGGVARPRVLTDGEVIEKAAVNFSHSRGDSLPLAATERRPELAGRSFEATSVSLIVHPRNPYAPTSHANIRFFIAHSPEGNSPGETGAEEEEGWWFGGGFDLTPYYGFEEDAVHWHRTAARACAPFGDDLYTRYKAACDDYFYLPHRQEMRGVGGLFFDDLNRLERPSELDPFGRCFAFGRSIGDHFLPAYLPILERRKDLQYGERERGFQLYRRGRYVEFNLVYDRGTRYGLQARARTESILASLPPLAAWRYDYAPEAGSPEARLASEFLVRRDWISASDPRHPEGP, encoded by the coding sequence GTGACGTCTCCGCCAGCGACGGACCAGCCCGGCGCCGAAGCCGTCGCCAGCTACTTCCGGGAGCTGCAGGACCGGATCTGCGACGCCCTGGTCGAGGTCGATGGCGCCGCCTTCGACGCCCGCGAGCTACGCGGCGAGCGCGGCGGCGTCGCGCGGCCGCGGGTTCTGACCGACGGCGAGGTGATCGAGAAGGCGGCGGTCAACTTCAGCCACTCCCGCGGCGACTCGCTACCTCTGGCGGCGACGGAACGGCGGCCGGAACTCGCCGGCAGGAGCTTCGAAGCGACCTCGGTCTCCCTGATCGTCCATCCGCGCAACCCCTACGCTCCGACCAGCCACGCCAACATCCGCTTCTTCATCGCCCATTCACCGGAAGGCAACTCGCCAGGAGAAACGGGGGCCGAGGAGGAGGAAGGCTGGTGGTTCGGCGGCGGCTTCGACCTGACCCCGTACTACGGCTTCGAGGAGGACGCGGTCCACTGGCATCGCACCGCGGCTCGAGCCTGCGCGCCGTTCGGCGACGACCTTTACACCCGCTACAAGGCCGCTTGCGACGACTACTTCTACCTTCCCCACCGGCAGGAGATGCGCGGCGTCGGCGGCCTGTTCTTCGACGACCTGAACCGTCTCGAGCGGCCCTCCGAACTCGACCCGTTCGGACGCTGCTTCGCCTTTGGACGCAGCATCGGCGACCACTTCCTGCCCGCCTATCTGCCGATCCTCGAGCGTCGCAAGGACCTGCAGTACGGCGAGCGCGAACGCGGTTTCCAGCTCTACCGCCGGGGGCGGTACGTGGAGTTCAACCTCGTGTACGACCGCGGCACCCGCTACGGACTGCAGGCGCGGGCGCGCACCGAGTCGATTCTCGCGTCGCTGCCGCCGCTGGCGGCCTGGCGTTACGACTACGCGCCCGAAGCCGGATCCCCCGAAGCCCGTCTCGCCTCGGAGTTCCTGGTCCGTCGCGACTGGATTTCGGCGTCCGACCCTCGCCATCCGGAAGGACCCTGA